The following are encoded together in the Cololabis saira isolate AMF1-May2022 chromosome 5, fColSai1.1, whole genome shotgun sequence genome:
- the LOC133444416 gene encoding leucine-rich repeat and transmembrane domain-containing protein 2-like, which produces MKNFNQSKQNNLVCMTSVSWVLVLMGLLASVSGCPSVCTCYSNTTDCSNVGLLSLSPILKLLGHDFLALLLSKNNLSSLWNDDEFNLSSLELLDLSQNHFYSIETGAFSGLSSLRWLNLSSNYLGTRLATSDLNSSTAIVTDWSRGQGGIGLSKDVFRGLWQLQGLDLSSNGLMWLPKGLLDRLQGLTWLSLAANRLVALDRVTFQHLEGLQKLLLVGNPWQCDCSLRDFKHWMEWLLYRDGQVDVMQCSVPRELKGRDIRSVPAEMFNYCLQNQTKEAASDRATRPPCLLGRASSTDECVRQHYRPISVRRAHGTQIVAGVVCGTVCIMMVVAATYGCIYASLMARYQREIKNRGQPLMVESGADTDLEDGPMPSPDTPKAPPNEACDFVHSYRISSF; this is translated from the exons ATGAAGAACTTTAACCAGAGTAAACAAAATAATCTGG TCTGCATGACTTCAGTCAGTTGGGTTTTGGTTCTAATGGGACTTCTGGCCTCAGTCAGCGGCTGCCCAAGTGTCTGTACCTGCTACAGTAACACAACTGACTGCTCTAATGTCGGCCTCCTCTCTCTCAGTCCCATCCTAAAACTGCTTGGCCACGACTTCCTTGCTCTCCTCCTTTCCAAGAACAACCTCTCTTCCCTGTGGAACGATGATGAATTCAACCTCAGCAGCTTGGAGCTCCTGGATCTCTCCCAGAACCATTTTTACAGCATAGAGACTGGAGCTTTCTCAGGCTTGAGCAGCCTGCGCTGGTTGAATCTTTCATCTAACTACCTCGGCACACGTCTGGCCACCTCTGACCTCAACAGCAGTACGGCAATAGTCACAGACTGGAGCAGAGGCCAGGGGGGTATTGGTTTGAGCAAGGACGTTTTCAGGGGTCTGTGgcagctccagggcctggacCTGTCCTCCAACGGTCTCATGTGGCTGCCCAAGGGCTTACTGGACCGGCTCCAGGGACTCACCTGGCTGTCCCTGGCCGCCAACCGCCTCGTGGCCCTGGACAGAGTCACGTTCCAGCACCTAGAGGGgctgcagaagctgctgctggtgggaaACCCCTGGCAGTGTGACTGTAGCTTAAGGGACTTCAAGCACTGGATGGAGTGGCTACTTTACAGGG ATGGGCAGGTGGATGTGATGCAGTGCAGTGTGCCGAGGGAGTTGAAGGGCAGGGACATCCGCAGTGTGCCAGCAGAGATGTTCAACTACTGCCTGCAGAATCAAACTAAGGAGGCTGCGTCGGATCGTGCCACTCGACCCCCCTGCCTGCTCGGACGGGCCAGCAGCACCGATGAATGCGTTCGCCAGCATTACCGGCCCATCAGCGTGCGTCGGGCACACGGCACGCAAATAGTTGCGGGTGTGGTTTGTGGAACCGTGTGCATCATGATGGTCGTTGCAGCAACTTATGGTTGTATTTACGCTTCGCTGATGGCGAGGTACCAGAGAGAAATTAAGAACCGAGGACAGCCTCTAATGGTGGAGTCTGGGGCTGATACCGACCTAGAGGATGGGCCAATGCCATCACCTGACACACCGAAGGCCCCCCCCAACGAAGCCTGTGACTTTGTGCACAGCTATCGAATCAGCAGCTTCTGA